One part of the Symphalangus syndactylus isolate Jambi chromosome 1, NHGRI_mSymSyn1-v2.1_pri, whole genome shotgun sequence genome encodes these proteins:
- the LOC129489334 gene encoding LOW QUALITY PROTEIN: uncharacterized protein (The sequence of the model RefSeq protein was modified relative to this genomic sequence to represent the inferred CDS: inserted 2 bases in 2 codons; substituted 1 base at 1 genomic stop codon), whose translation MRTRRKADGQTGSSRPEEASMVTPSPGCSVHTGDLDGHPLPRMLSANWRSXWSPPPQDAQCTPEISMVTPSPRHSVHTRDLDGHPLPRMLSAHRRSRWSPPPQDAQCTPEISMVTPSPGCLVHTGDVGTLPRRDDTVRAPEIRSLARAPGSQSKWSPRSRPRPQAVDGIFSPSPHVAFDHPDDIEAWSRPEGLVSKCSHIGGQDQHGGAGGKQGARLGPPVPVVRVGEKVQEPQSSCSPSPGSQRLGPSQRPLGHEEGQQQPEXMASRKGLCQPLCQTWSMGMGWGPSWMPLGGWWAQPCIWTLKAKEMPASQTTSTILPLLGVAGVEGSARVHGPFAMSDLSQIQQPLGSSSENPSHYCKEFLHITQSFNLTWHDIYIILTSTLTPDEKGAPGVELKPTQMNSIIKPLYKIQWPMMQFPXRTQTGFTIRETMVPVWVDGAEASSS comes from the exons ATGAGGACACGAAGGAAGGCGGACGGACAGACGGGAAGCAGCCGGCCAGAGGAAGCCTCGATGGTCACCCCCTCCCCAGGATGTTCAGTGCACACTGGAGATCTCGATGGTCACCCCCTCCCCAGGATGCTCAGTGCAAACTGGAGATCTTGATGGTCACCCCCTCCCCAAGACGCTCAGTGCACACCGGAGATCTCGATGGTCACCCCCTCCCCAAGACACTCAGTGCACACCAGAGATCTTGATGGTCACCCGCTCCCCAGGATGCTCAGTGCACACCGGAGATCTCGATGGTCACCCCCTCCCCAGGATGCTCAGTGCACACCGGAGATCTCGATGGTCACCCCCTCCCCAGGATGCTTAGTGCACACCGGAGATGTGGGGACCCTACCAAGACGAGATGATACAGTCCGAGCTCCCGAAATTCGGAGCCTGGCAAGGGCCCCTGGGTCGCAGAGCAA GTGGAGTCCCCGATCGAGGCCTCGCCCCCAGGCTGTGGACGGCATCTTCTCCCCGAGTCCTCACGTGGCCTTT GACCACCCTGATGATATTGAGGCCTGGTCACGTCCCGAAGGCCTTGTCTCCAAGTGCAGCCACATCGGGGGCCAGGATCAACATGGAGGGG CGGGGGGGAAGCAAGGGGCCAGGCTGGGCCCTCCTGTTCCTGTGGTGAGGGTGGGTGAGAAAGTCCAGGAACCACAGTCCAGCTGCAGCCCAAGCCCTGGAAGCCAAAGACTGGGGCCCAGCCAGAGGCCACTTGGGCACGAAGAAGGGCAGCAGCAGCCAG CTATGGCCTCTAGAAAGGGGCTGTGCCAGCCACTCTGTCAAACGTGGTccatggggatggggtggggcccCTCCTGGATGCCCCTTGGGGGCTGGTGGGCCCAGCCTTGTATTTGGACATTAAAGGCGAAGGAAATGCCAGCCAGTCAAACCACCTCCACCATTCTTCCTCTTCTGGGAGTGGCTGGGGTGGAAGGCAGTGCTCGCGTTCATGGCCCTTTTGCTATGTCTGATTTGTCGCAGATCCAACAGCCTCTGGGATCTTCCTCTGAAAATCCCTCTCATTATTGCAAGGAATTCCTGCACATTACTCAGTCCTTTAATTTAACGTGGCATGACATTTATATCATTCTAACCTCCACCCTCACTCCTGATGAAAAGGGCGCCCCTGGCGTTGAGCTGAAACCCACACAGATGAACTCCATAATCAAGCCCCTGTACAAAATCCAGTGGCCAATGATGCAGTTCC GCAGGACCCAGACTGGATTTACCATCAGGGAGACAATGGTGCCAGTCTGGGTTGACGGAGCAGAAGCCTCATCATCTTAG